The following coding sequences lie in one Clupea harengus chromosome 23, Ch_v2.0.2, whole genome shotgun sequence genomic window:
- the LOC116218578 gene encoding cytochrome P450 2B4-like — MGGTVCDFITQELLNTASGVTVRLTTHTRSVTMLSSLLLLCSGVFLLLLFFFRVRRPKNFPPGPTALPLLGNLLELSPQDPLQSFKKLAERYGPIYSLYFGPRPVVVLASQQVIKEALVTRATEFAGRPDHMLMSHLTQCKGLVLADYGPKWQEHRRFALTTLRYFGMGKRTMEDKILEETRHICAELEKHAGKSMDPQYLFHYAASDIICSVIFGSRFDYDDPYFKELIVMIAEWTKLVLDPWAMIYEIAPFMRRFPLPFNRAFYVTRRIHSHIFKVVSEHKDSWVSGQPRDLIDCYLDEMEKRADKGTSFEDSQLVAILFDLLLAGTDRTSNTLRTATLYLMTHPRIQERCYQEIEEVLGSREQVLFEDRQDMPYIQAVIHEAQRVADIFPLSVFHTTTADTHAQGYSIPKGTMIIPYLSSALHEEGQWKSPHDFNPDNFLNERGEFVKPDAFMPFSTGSRMCLGEGLARMELFLILVTLLRRFRLVWPEEMGVPDYGMVFGATQAAKPFQVTVHLRGGMK; from the exons atgggAGGAACGGTGTGTGACTTTATTACACAGGAGCTGTTAAATACAGCAAGTGGAGTGACAGTCagactgacaacacacacacgctcagtcaCAATGCTGAGCTCTCTGCTCCTGTTGTGTTCTGgagtcttcctcctcctcctcttcttcttcaggGTGAGAAGACCGAAGAACTTTCCTCCTGGACCCACAGCACTTCCTCTGCTGGGTAATTTACTGGAGCTCAGCCCACAGGACCCACTACAGAGTTTCAAGAAg ttagcaGAGCGCTATGGTCCTATCTACAGTCTGTACTTTGGTCCTCGTCCTGTGGTGGTGTTGGCCAGTCAGCAGGTCATCAAAGAAGCACTGGTCACTAGAGCCACTGAGTTTGCTGGACGACCAGATCACATGTTGATGTCTCATCTCACACAATGCAAAG GTTTGGTTCTGGCAGATTACGGTCCAAAGTGGCAAGAGCACCGGCGCTTTGCCCTGACCACACTGCGTTACTTTGGGATGGGGAAGCGCACCATGGAGGACAAGATTCTGGAAGAGACCCGACACATCTGCGCCGAGCTGGAGAAACATGCAG gGAAGTCCATGGACCCCCAGTATCTCTTCCACTATGCTGCCTCTGACATCATCTGTTCCGTTATTTTTGGCTCTCGATTCGACTACGATGATCCTTACTTCAAGGAACTCATTGTCATGATTGCGGAATGGACTAAATTAGTCCTTGACCCTTGGGCAATG ATCTATGAAATTGCTCCATTCATGAGACGATTCCCTCTGCCGTTTAATCGGGCTTTTTACGTAACCAGACGCATCCACAGCCACATATTCAAAGTGGTTAGTGAGCATAAAGACTCATGGGTTTCAGGCCAGCCTAGAGACCTCATCGACTGCTATCTGGACGAGatggagaaa agggcAGATAAAGGTACCTCCTTTGAAGACAGTCAGCTGGTGGCCATCTTGTTTGACCTCCTGCTTGCTGGGACAGACAGAACCTCTAACACCCTGAGGACAGCAACACTCTACCTCATGACCCATCCTCGCATACAGG aaCGCTGCTACCAGGAGATAGAGGAAGTGCTGGGGTCTCGTGAGCAGGTGTTGTTTGAGGACCGGCAGGACATGCCCTACATCCAGGCTGTGATCCACGAGGCCCAGAGAGTGGCAGATATTTTTCCTTTGAGTGTGTTCCATACCAccaccgcagacacacacgcacagggttACAGCATTCCCAAG ggCACGATGATCATTCCTTATCTGTCCTCAGCACTTCATGAGGAAGGCCAGTGGAAGTCCCCGCATGACTTCAACCCCGATAACTTCCTGAACGAGAGGGGAGAGTTTGTCAAGCCTGACGCCTTCATGCCCTTCTCTACAG GTTCTCGTATGTGTCTCGGGGAAGGGCTTGCTCGCATGGAACTCTTTCTCATCCTGGTCACGTTGCTGCGCCGCTTCCGATTGGTCTGGCCAGAGGAAATGGGTGTTCCTGATTACGGCATGGTCTTTGGCGCCACACAAGCAGCCAAACCTTTCCAGGTCACTGTCCACCTGAGAGGGGGCATGAAATAA
- the LOC105908655 gene encoding cytochrome P450 2F2-like: protein MGGRVCDFITQQLLNTANGVTDRLTTHKHSVTMLSSLLLLCSGVFLLFLLFRVRRPKNFPPGPTALPLLGNLLELNPQDPLQSFKKLAERYGPIYSLYIGPRPVVVLASQQVIKEALVTRATEFSGRPDHMLISHITQCKGVILADYGPKWQEHRRFALTTLRNFGMGKRTMEEKILEETRHICAELEKHAGKSMDPQYLFHYAASDIICSVIFGSRFDYDDPYFKDLIVMIVELTKLILDPWAMIYEIAPFMRRFPLPFNRAFDVTRRIKSHIFKVVSEHKDSWVSGQPRDLIDCYLDKMEKRADKGTSFEDSQLVAILFDLLIAGTDTTSNTLRTATLYLMTHPSIQERCYQEIEEVLGSREQVLFEDRQAMPYVQAMIHEAQRVADTLPLSVFHTTIADTHIQGYSIPKGTVIIPYLSSALREEGQWKSPHDFNPDNFLNERGEFVKPDAFMPFSLGSRMCLGEGLARMELFLILVTLLRRFRLVWPEEMGVPDYGMVFGGTQTPKPFQVTVHLTGGMK from the exons atgggAGGAAGGGTGTGTGACTTTATTACACAGCAGCTGTTAAATACAGCAAatggagtgacagacagactgaccacacacaaacactcagtcaCAATGCTGAGCTCTCTGCTCCTGTTGTGTTCTGgagtcttcctcctcttcctcctcttcagggTGAGAAGACCGAAGAACTTTCCTCCTGGACCCACAGCACTTCCTTTGCTGGGTAATTTACTGGAGCTCAACCCACAGGACCCACTACAGAGTTTCAAGAAg ttagcaGAGCGCTATGGTCCTATCTACAGTCTGTACATTGGTCCTCGTCCTGTGGTGGTGTTGGCAAGTCAGCAGGTCATCAAAGAAGCACTGGTCACCAGAGCCACTGAGTTTTCTGGACGACCAGATCACATGTTGATTTCTCATATCACGCAATGCAAAG gtgtgatTCTGGCAGATTACGGTCCAAAGTGGCAAGAGCACCGGCGCTTTGCCCTGACCACACTGCGTAACTTTGGGATGGGGAAGCGCACCATGGAGGAGAAGATTCTGGAAGAGACCCGACACATCTGCGCCGAGCTGGAGAAACATGCAG gGAAGTCCATGGACCCCCAGTATCTCTTCCACTATGCTGCCTCTGACATCATCTGTTCTGTTATTTTTGGCTCTCGATTTGACTACGATGATCCTTACTTCAAGGACCTCATTGTCATGATTGTGGAATTGACTAAATTAATCCTTGACCCTTGGGCAATG ATCTATGAAATTGCTCCATTCATGAGGCGATTCCCTCTGCCGTTCAATCGGGCTTTTGACGTAACCAGACGCATCAAAAGTCACATATTCAAAGTGGTTAGTGAGCACAAAGACTCATGGGTTTCAGGCCAGCCTAGAGACCTCATCGACTGCTATCTGGACAAGatggagaaa aGGGCAGATAAAGGTACCTCCTTTGAAGACAGTCAGCTGGTGGCCATCTTGTTTGACCTCCTGATTGCAGGGACAGACACCACCTCTAACACGCTGAGGACAGCAACACTCTACCTCATGACCCATCCTAGCATACAGG aaCGCTGCTACCAGGAGATAGAGGAAGTGCTGGGGTCTCGTGAGCAGGTGTTGTTTGAGGACCGGCAGGCCATGCCCTACGTCCAGGCCATGATCCATGAGGCCCAGAGAGTGGCAGATACTCTTCCTTTGAGTGTGTTCCACACCACcatcgcagacacacacatccagggtTACAGCATTCCCAAG ggcaCGGTGATCATTCCTTATCTGTCCTCAGCGCTACGTGAGGAAGGCCAGTGGAAGTCCCCGCATGACTTCAACCCAGATAACTTCCTGAACGAGAGGGGAGAGTTTGTCAAGCCTGACGCCTTCATGCCCTTCTCTCTAG GTTCTCGTATGTGTCTCGGGGAGGGGCTTGCTCGCATGGAACTCTTTCTCATTCTGGTCACGTTGCTGCGCCGCTTCCGATTGGTCTGGCCAGAGGAAATGGGTGTTCCTGACTATGGCATGGTCTTTggaggcacacaaacacccaaaccTTTCCAGGTCACTGTCCACCTGACAGGGGGCATGAAATAA